In one Lolium rigidum isolate FL_2022 chromosome 3, APGP_CSIRO_Lrig_0.1, whole genome shotgun sequence genomic region, the following are encoded:
- the LOC124701499 gene encoding protein NRT1/ PTR FAMILY 8.3-like produces MNAAEERRLLVQEDGDHQALLLPSLDARLYTGDGSVDIKGRPAARRTTGNWRACFFILGTECCERLAYYGIACNLVTYLKIKLHQGNLEAARNVATWGGTCYLTPLIGAILADSYWGKYWTIAVFSSVYFIGLAVLTLSASVPALQPSPCSGSVCPEASLLQNGSFFLGLYMIALGTGGIKPCVSSFGADQFDDTDPTERVKQGSFFNWFYFCINTGAFISSTVIVWIQDNSGWGIGFAIPTMFMALAIASFLSASNMYRFQKSGGSPLTRVSQVVTAAFRKWHVQVPHDASLLYEVQGQYSAIEGSRKLEHTSEFQFLDKAAIILDGDAKSDLLVNPWRVCTVTQVEELKIIVRMFPVWATTIIFGAVYAQFSVFIEQGMVLDRRIGSFNIPPASLLTFDGISVMIWIPIYDRVLIPIARKFTGREKGFSDLQRIGIGLVLSIVAMACAALVELKRLEIARSEGLIHDNVAVPMSILWQIPQYFFAGAAEVFTAIGQLEFFYDQAPDAMRSLCAAFALITVSAGSYLSSILLTIVSYLTTQGGDPGWIPDNLNEGHLDRFFWLIAGISFVNFLVYIGCAMRYKYKNV; encoded by the exons ATGAACGCAGCAGAAGAGAGGAGATTACTGGTCCAAGAGGATGGAGATCATCAGGCGCTCCTTCTTCCTTCCCTG GATGCAAGGCTTTACACAGGTGATGGGTCCGTTGATATCAAAGGACGTCCTGCAGCAAGGCGCACCACGGGCAATTGGAGAGCATGCTTCTTCATCCTAG GGACCGAGTGTTGTGAGCGTCTGGCCTACTATGGAATTGCATGTAACCTAGTCACTTACCTCAAAATAAAGCTTCATCAAGGCAATCTTGAAGCTGCAAGAAATGTTGCCACTTGGGGAGGGACATGTTATCTGACACCTCTCATTGGAGCCATCTTAGCAGATTCATACTGGGGAAAGTATTGGACTATCGCTGTTTTCTCATCAGTTTATTTCATT GGTCTGGCTGTTTTAACGCTCTCAGCATCAGTTCCAGCACTTCAACCATCTCCATGTTCAGGATCTGTTTGTCCAGAAGCAAGCTTACTTCAGAATGGCTCTTTTTTCCTGGGTCTCTATATGATTGCCCTAGGGACTGGAGGAATCAAACCTTGTGTATCTTCTTTTGGAGCTGATCAATTTGATGATACTGATCCAACAGAGAGAGTAAAGCAGGGTTCCTTCTTCAATTGGTTCTATTTCTGTATAAACACCGGTGCATTCATATCAAGCACTGTTATTGTTTGGATACAAGATAACTCAGGTTGGGGAATTGGATTTGCCATTCCCACTATGTTTATGGCATTGGCTATTGCAAGCTTCCTTTCAGCCTCAAATATGTATAGATTTCAGAAATCTGGTGGGAGTCCACTTACAAGAGTGTCACAGGTCGTTACTGCTGCATTCCGTAAGTGGCATGTCCAAGTACCGCATGATGCTTCTCTTCTCTATGAAGTTCAGGGTCAATATTCAGCAATAGAGGGAAGCCGGAAGCTGGAACACACAAGTGAATTTCA ATTTCTTGACAAGGCTGCCATCATCTTAGATGGTGATGCGAAGAGTGACCTTCTTGTAAACCCATGGAGAGTATGCACAGTCACCCAGGTGGAAGAACTAAAGATCATAGTAAGAATGTTCCCTGTTTGGGCAACTACTATTATATTCGGCGCGGTTTATGCTCAGTTTTCCGTGTTCATAGAGCAGGGAATGGTTCTTGATAGGCGGATTGGATCTTTCAATATTCCTCCTGCGTCCCTCCTAACTTTTGACGGAATCAGTGTCATGATCTGGATTCCAATTTATGACCGTGTTCTCATACCCATAGCTAGAAAATTCACTGGAAGGGAAAAGGGTTTCTCTGATCTACAGCGGATTGGCATTGGACTGGTCCTGTCCATTGTGGCCATGGCATGTGCAGCTCTTGTTGAGTTGAAGCGCTTAGAAATTGCCAGGTCTGAAGGTCTTATCCATGATAATGTTGCTGTGCCAATGAGCATTCTTTGGCAAATACCACAGTATTTCTTTGCTGGTGCTGCGGAGGTCTTTACTGCTATAGGTCAACTTGAGTTTTTCTACGATCAGGCCCCGGATGCCATGAGGAGCTTATGTGCTGCATTTGCACTCATTACGGTTTCAGCTGGAAGCTACTTAAGCTCAATCTTATTGACCATAGTGTCATACCTTACAACTCAAGGAGGAGATCCTGGATGGATCCCAGATAACTTGAATGAAGGCCATCTTGACCGGTTCTTTTGGTTGATTGCCGGGATCAGCTTTGTTAATTTTTTGGTTTACATTGGTTGTGCAATGAGATATAAATATAAGAATGTGTGA